CAGTTCCCCAACAGCGTCGAGGAAATGACCCTGGCCACCTATGAAATCCTCAAGGCTGGCGGCTTCAAGAATGGCGGCTATAACTTTGACTCCAAGGTGCGCCGCCAGAGCCTGGACGAGGTCGACCTGTTCCATGGCCATGTCGCCGCCATGGATGTACTGGCCCTGGCACTGGAACGTGCAGCCGCCATGGTGCAGAACGACCAGTTGCAGCAGTTCAAGGACCAGCGTTACGCCGGTTGGCAGCAACCGCTGGGCAAGGCCGTGCTGGCCGGTGAGTTCAGCCTGGCGTCGCTGGCCGAACACGCCTTCGCCCATGAGCTGAACCCGCAGGCCGTGAGTGGTCGGCAGGAGATGCTTGAGGGTGTGGTCAATCGGTTTATCTATACCTGAAAGCGACATCACCTGTGGCCAGGGCGCTCTTATGTGGCGAGCGAGCTTGCTCGCGTTGGGCCGCGAAGCGGCCCCTGTAACCGGCAACGCGCTTTTATCTGAAACACCGCGCCGCCTGGTTTTGGGGCTGCTCCGCAGCCCAACGCGGGCAAGCCCGCTCGCCACAAAAACTGAGTCAGCACACTGCGCACGCCACAAAAGCTGTGACATTTGCGCGACAAATCTATCCACCGAACGTCGAAGGACGCTCTACAGTTCTACCCGCATCACGCTGTGTCTTTCCAACAACAATAAAAGGACGCACCACCATGAAGTCATTCAAACGTATCCTGCTCACCACTGCCCTGGCCTTGCTCGCTCTGCCGGTGATGGCCGATTCCGCCCACCCGAAAATCGGTTTCTCCATCGACGACCTGCGCCTGGAACGCTGGTCCCGCGACCGCGATTACTTCGTCGCAGCGGCGGAAAAACTCGACGCCAAGGTCTTCGTGCAGTCCGCCGATGCCAACGAGCAGAAGCAGATTTCGCAGATCGAAAACCTCATCTCCCGGGGCGTGGATGTGATCGTTATCGTGCCGTTCAACGCCACCGTACTGACCAACGCCGTGGCCGAAGCCAAGAAGGCCGGGATCAAGGTGGTGTCCTATGACCGCCTGATTCTCAACGCGGACATCGACGCCTACATCTCCTTCGATAATGAAAAAGTCGGCGAGATGCAGGCCAATGGTGTGCTGCAAGCGGCGCCCAAGGGCAACTACTTCCTGCTCGGCGGCGCGCCCACCGACAACAACGCCAAGGTGCTGCGCGAAGGCCAGATGAAAGTGCTGCAACCGGCCATCGACAAGGGCGATATCAAGATTGTCGGCCAGCAGTGGGTCAAGGAATGGAACCCGACCGAAGCCCTGAGCATCGTCGAAAATGCCCTGACCCGAAACAACAACAAGATCGACGCCATCGTCGCCTCCAACGACGCCACCGCCGGCGGTGCGATCCAGGCCCTGGCCGCGCAGAAGCTGGCCGGCAAGGTGCCGATCTCCGGGCAGGACGCCGACCTGGCTGCGGTAAAACGCGTGATCGACGGCACCCAGACCATGACCGTGTACAAGCCGCTCAAGCTGATCGCCTCTGAAGCGGCCAAGCTCTCGGTGCAGCTCGCACGTAACGAGAAACCCACGTACAGCTCGCAATACGACAATGGTAG
The genomic region above belongs to Pseudomonas poae and contains:
- the xylF gene encoding D-xylose ABC transporter substrate-binding protein, translated to MKSFKRILLTTALALLALPVMADSAHPKIGFSIDDLRLERWSRDRDYFVAAAEKLDAKVFVQSADANEQKQISQIENLISRGVDVIVIVPFNATVLTNAVAEAKKAGIKVVSYDRLILNADIDAYISFDNEKVGEMQANGVLQAAPKGNYFLLGGAPTDNNAKVLREGQMKVLQPAIDKGDIKIVGQQWVKEWNPTEALSIVENALTRNNNKIDAIVASNDATAGGAIQALAAQKLAGKVPISGQDADLAAVKRVIDGTQTMTVYKPLKLIASEAAKLSVQLARNEKPTYSSQYDNGSKKVDTILLTPTPLTKANIDLLEKDGFYTKEQIAGQ